The Pirellulales bacterium genomic interval GCAAAACACCTGGGCAACACGTCATTTACCTTGTCGGCCGAGTTTCGCATTGCCGGCGAGGAGGCCGTGATCGCGACCGCGGAGACAGTCTATGTCCTGGTCGATGCGGTTTGTCTCACAAAAACTCCCTTGCCGGCAGACTTTCGCGCGGCGCTGGCACGCGGTGGCGAAAAACTTTGGATCGATCACTCCGATAGCACTCCCCGCTCGTCGTAGTGGCAACCTGAAGCCGTGTTAGGGGCTTGGCCGGGCTTCCGATGGCTGAAGTGATCTGGCACAAGCTGGTCTCGTCTGATTTGCAAGGACCAGAGTATATTGCCGCACCGCTCTCTAGGCATGATCGCTCGAACCATTGCGCCGTGCATGACGTACGACGGCAAATCTCGGCAAAAACGGCAATAAACCGTCACAAGGAGTTGACATCCGCCATGGTCAGATACGCCCAGCTGCTCTCACTTTGCGCTGCCGTTTTGATCGCTAGCACTGCTGTCTGCGGCGGACAGGCAACGCCGTCGGCGCCGGCCCAAGGCCCGATTTGTCCGTCGCCTGGCGACCTGAGTCCCCGCTCGGGCGAGCATCCCTTGGCGCCGCTGATTCGCTGGGGCAAAGCCGGTGTGGCGGCGCTACAGCGCGTCGACGCTTACACATGTCGATTGGCCAAGCGCGAACGCGTGGGGGGCAAGCTCAGCAACTATCAATGGATGTCGGTAAAAGTGCGACAAAATCCTTTCAGCGTGTACGCCGCCTTTGCCAATAAGCAAGAGCGGCCCTGGCAAGAAGTCGTTTATGTCGAGCATCGCGACGGCGGCAAGATGTTCGTACACTCGGACGAATTTCGCTTGATGGGCACGGTTTCGCTTTTTCCCGACTCGGATCGCGCGATGCGCGACAATCGCTACCCGCTGACGGAAGTCGGCGTGTTGAACCTCATTCAGCGACTGGTCGAACACGCGGAGAACGATTCCAAGTTCGAGGACTGCGAGGTCAAGATCTTCAAAGATGCCAAGATCGAATCGCGACCGTGCCTCTACATTCGCGTGACTCACAAGGCGCGCCGCCCGGAATTCAGCTTTCACATGGCGCGAATTTTTATCGACAACGAGCTGAATGTGCCTGTGCGCTACGAGGCTTACACCTGGCCGGACGAGCCGAATGGCAAGCCGTTGTTGATGGAGGAGTACACGTACCTCGATTTCAAGCTTAATTCGCAATTCACGGATCGTGACTTCGACATCCACAACCCCGACTACTTCTTCCCGCCCGATTTTGGCGAGCCCGACGTCGACTTTGCCGACGTGAAGCCTGTCGCGCAGCTGCCGGGCACCAGCGGCAAAGACGGATCGAAGTCAGGCGACAGCGCTCAGCCATTGGCCGGCGTATTGGCCTTGGCGAAGGAGACGATGGCGCGAGTTAACCAGGCACGTGATTACACCTGTTTATTGAGTCATCGAGAACAGTCCGGCGCGGAACCTGGTAAGTACGAGAACCTGCTGCTCAAAATTCGGCACGATCCGCTCGCCGTGTATGCCTTCTTCCTGGGCCCCAAAACGCCCAAAGGGCAAGAGGCGATTTACAAAAGTGGACCCACGGGCCAAAACGTCGTCGTGCATTCCGTACCGGGCCAGGGACGTCCCACTGTCACGCGACAGGTGGCCGCCGATAGCGCCGAGTTGACCACGTCGACCGGCGAACCGATGAATAACCTGGGGATGAGATCACAACTGGCCCGCTGGATTGCCATGTACGAGGCCGAACTGCCGCATGGCGAGGCCACGGTGAAATACTATCCCGAGGTCGAAGTTGATCAGCATTTGGCAACGTGTATCGAGGTAACGCATCCCACCGCGCGACCCCATTTTCGCTTTGAGCGGACGCGGTGGTATATCGATGACGAATTGAAACTGCCCGTACGATTCGAGGCTTACGGTTGGCCTGCTTCGCCGGGCGGCAAGCCGCCACTCGTCGAGGAAGTGAATTTTCGCAACGTCGAGATCAATCGCGGTTACACAGACGAGGATTTCGATCCGTCGAATCCTAACTACGCCTTTGGCCGCCAAGGTCCCATGGTGCGCACGACCTCGCGATAGCAATGTCTCGGTCGAAGCAAGACCCGAGTCCACTGAAAGGTGATAGCAGTTCGAAGATTCGCGTTTCAGGGGCCGCCGACTACCGTGTATTCGGCCGTCGACGATGCGTGTTTGCCGACGACCACGCGAATGTCATTCGCCTGATGGAGGGATAGGTCGATCCGCAGGACGATCTTGTGCACTCCACGGTCGAGATTGGCCACGGCCAGCTTGTCGGGCCCCAGTTGTCGATCATCCACCCACACGGTTACGCCCTGAGGATTGTCAAGTTTGACTTCGACCTCACCCGCCTGGCTCACGGCTACTTCACCGTACAGATACAACACCTTGCCGCCGTCCGTTACTAGATCTGCAAGCGGCAACGCGCCTCCGACACAGCCATAGGCTGGCTGCCACTCGTTCGGCTCGGCACCGAGCACCTGGGCTGTGAATATCCTGTCGTCGGGGATTTGGTTAACGAGCTCGCTGGGAGTCTCCTTGAGGTAACGCCAGCGCTGAATCGTCGGCAGCGAACGGACCGCATACGGACCCGGCTTGCCTAACTCGCCGACAAACCTAACCAAATCCAGAAATTCGGCGTGCGTCAAAAAGCTCGATAAACCCTTGGGCATCAGCGAGCGCCCTTCCGCTTCTTCATCGATGTCGGCGATGGGAATGGTCACTCGCTTGCCGGTTGCATCTTTGATGATCACGCGATTGTCGTCGCGGTCGGCGACAATACCCTGGTACACCAGCCCGTCGGTCGTGACGAAATTCCGTGTGAGAAAGCTTTCTTTGATGCTTAAATCGGGGTGCAAAATCGAAGTAATCACGTAGTCGA includes:
- a CDS encoding DUF1571 domain-containing protein, with the translated sequence MVRYAQLLSLCAAVLIASTAVCGGQATPSAPAQGPICPSPGDLSPRSGEHPLAPLIRWGKAGVAALQRVDAYTCRLAKRERVGGKLSNYQWMSVKVRQNPFSVYAAFANKQERPWQEVVYVEHRDGGKMFVHSDEFRLMGTVSLFPDSDRAMRDNRYPLTEVGVLNLIQRLVEHAENDSKFEDCEVKIFKDAKIESRPCLYIRVTHKARRPEFSFHMARIFIDNELNVPVRYEAYTWPDEPNGKPLLMEEYTYLDFKLNSQFTDRDFDIHNPDYFFPPDFGEPDVDFADVKPVAQLPGTSGKDGSKSGDSAQPLAGVLALAKETMARVNQARDYTCLLSHREQSGAEPGKYENLLLKIRHDPLAVYAFFLGPKTPKGQEAIYKSGPTGQNVVVHSVPGQGRPTVTRQVAADSAELTTSTGEPMNNLGMRSQLARWIAMYEAELPHGEATVKYYPEVEVDQHLATCIEVTHPTARPHFRFERTRWYIDDELKLPVRFEAYGWPASPGGKPPLVEEVNFRNVEINRGYTDEDFDPSNPNYAFGRQGPMVRTTSR